The nucleotide window TGGTGTGTCCTCTGGGTCAGCAGGGACTGAGCCCTCCACCCAGGAATGCTCCATTCAGTCCTGCAGCAGCCCCAGGCTTTGTCCAGCTCTTAGCAGCCCCTGGTTCTCCTGCCCCACTCGGAGCCCGGTCCCTCCCGGAGCCTAAGGAGAGCCCAGCTGCTGGCTGGCCCAAAGGGCCATTAGCCTAACATCCTTCCAGCAGGCAGGGAGGCCATGGCCCGGCCTTCGTGATTTGCCCTCCTGCAGCTGGTGTCCAGAGGGAGACTGGCTCTGGGCTTGGAGGGTCCATGTGGCCATCATAACTAATAGCCCTCAACAGACCTCTCCTCCTCCATCATCACCACTCCAGGTCTCCTCGGGGCAGCAAATTCCAACGGATGAATCATGCATCTCCTGCGTGACAAGGTCCTtgtttttctctgtcctgaatatcCTGCCCATCCATTTCATGGGATGACCCCTTGGGGGCTCTAGAATtaggacagagagggagggaaaaaatGTCTGTCTCTCCCTTTTTTCCAAGCTGAGCATAATTTTGAACTTTGCGCTGCTGCTCTGCAATGGGGCcgagtctctctctccctccccttgcgCTGCTTCCACCCTCTCTGACtgtcctcttcttcctctctgcTCTTTTCCAGGCTGTTCCTGGAAGTGTCGCCAAACCAGGTGAGTCCCATCCCCTCCCGCtggggagaatcctgggaaggaacGGCAGTTTACcctttgcagagctacaattcccagcactcttgacaaactaaagttcccatatCATATCATATGCTTTAAACGCGTGGTGTGTAGGATTCCTTCCCCTGCGTAGGGTGCTGGTGCAGTTTTTTCTGCATGCGATGCTTAAACGGCCTCTTTCATCCAGCTCCCATGGTGCAGCAGCCACATGCTTCAGGCAGCACTGGGGGGGTAGGAATTGATGTCTGATAGGGCAGTGAGGTTTTGGGGGGGCCCTGGCAAGCAGGGCAGGGGGTACCTTTGAGGTTGCAGTGTGCCTTCTTCGCCCAGCAGGGCTTTCAAGGGCCACATCCGTAAAGCCTGCATTGGCCACGAGGAGAGGGGGCCCTTCCGGGTGGATGCTGCCCTGCCTGTTTGTGCAGaactggctccaggtttgaggtgGCCCTTGGCCAGGTACCCTCTGCTCTGGCTAGCCCCTTCCTGCATCAGTGGCCTCTCCAGGCAGCCTCCAGTGGGGGTCTGGGGAATTTAAGTGGTGGGATAGCActggtgtggggggaggggatgttTAAGGGGGCCACTGGGGTCCTGCCATCTGCCCAGGGATTCCAGCTGCTGAAGCAGGCTGCTAGTGTGCCTCAGAATCCCAAGGAACCCCAGGGGGGCTTTCAAGGGGGGCACCACCCATGTGACCATCCAGGCTTTCTCTTGCAGGGGGTCACCTGCCCAGAGCAAGGGAAAGCAAGAAGGAGAATACGAAGAGGTTGACTTTGAAGGTGAGCCCAGGGAGCGGTGGTCACCCTCCACCCCCGGCCTGCCCAAGCCTGAAGAAGGAGATGGCAAGGGCTGCTCTGTTCCTCTTTCCAATGTATGTCCCTACCCTCTCATTCCAGGAGGAAAATCCCCCCAGCGTGCAGCCCCCCAGCTGCCCTCTGGCCCACCTGGGGAGCCTGGCATCCTCTACGCAGCCTTGACCTTGTCTGATGCTGAACTCAAGAAGCCTCCTTTAAAGATGCCGGAGGAAGGGAGAGACGAACAGACCACATATGCTGTCCTACACCACTGAAAGGGGCCGTTGCATGGTGGGGGCGCATTTCCTTGGCTGCCTCCAGCACCCGTCCCTGCTGGCCACCTCCATTTGCCCCTCCCTCACCCGCTGGGCTCAGTGACCTCCCGAGTCCCTCCCATGAGCAGCAGAACTCCGAGCTGCTGCCCCTGCTGGACACAGTGACCAATTGCTGCAGCAACTGCAGGAGCTTGCCAGTGTTGGCCTACTTTACAAGGGGGTCGTAGGCAGCACTGAAAGTGTGTGGAGCACTTCAAGCATTTGGGGAAACATTATCTAAAAAACCGAGATTCAGCTCcgttattaatatttctccctttgTCTGGAAGTGCATGCTGTAATAAAAAGCATGAACAGTTTGTGTGTCTCCATTTCAGCAATGTGTAGAAGCCATGGAATGTACATCACAAGCAACAAAGTGGCATTATGGGATAGACAGATGGGTGGGAAGGCACCCTGCCCCCAGGTCCCTCTTGCTTATCAGCTTTGCCCCATAGGGGATTCTGGCTGGCCAGGGGGAGATGCCAGacgctggtctagatgggccccctttgccctgatccagccgCTGCTGCAGGGCTCTCCTTCTGATGCGCTCAAGAGCAAGGCAGCCCCCACCAGCCTGCCCCCACCTCACaccgccctcccctcccctcccctcccctcccctcaagaGCAAGGCAGCCCCCACCAGCCTGCCCCCACCTCACaccgccctcccctcccctcccctcccctcccctccggcAGCCTGTGCTGTGCTGCTCTGTGggaaccttcctcttccaacaagccttttaagtagagaccttgtcccagtctgcatctgtttggaattgccttttaatatgttttttaagttgtttttaagaagttttaagatgtttttagtattttatccCTTGTTTGCTACCCAGAGcgccttctgggaagaagggcaggacagaaatttaatagtAACATTAGCAACAATCCACTTCCTGGGCCATGTGGGGACATTGACCAGCTGTGTGGGTCAtgtgagattttatttatttatttatttattgcatttgtataccgccccatagccgaagctctctgggcggtttacaacaattagaaacattaaaaataaatatacaaatttaaaacacatttttaaaaagcaatttaaaaacacatgctaaaatgcatgggagaaaaggaaagtcttgtgATGATAaaggagtgcctctgagcatgtgcaaagtgatTCCCTCTGGACTGAGCTTGGGGTGAAGAAAGGGCTTCCTTCTAGTTATCAGATCTCATGTCGATCACCACCCCAACCCCGAAGTCTTTGTCACTTTCGACTTTCCTGTTATTGTCAAGAAGCACTGAATGCGTTATACAAACTTCCCTGTCCGAATGGCAGGCGCACTCTCCAGGGTGACGCTGAGGCAAACACTCccgtttaaaacaacagcagaaagTCTAGAACCAGCCAAGTTGTGGAAAGGACTCTCTGCGCCTTCCCTTGAGGACCTCCTGTCTGGCAAACAGGCACAAATACAACCGGCGCAGACCCGGTGGAATAGCAGCCAGGCAGGCAGCCGCTGCCAGGTAAAGCCCCCACCATTGAGAAGCGGGCGGGGCCGCTGCCTCGGCTAATCAGAGCTGAGGGGCGAGGCGGGGCGAAGGGGCGAGGCGGGGTTTTGTCTTAATCAGCCTCGGCTCTGACGCGCCTGGAGCTTCTGCGCTCTGGTCCCTGCCCCGCTGTGCTCGCTATGTGGGTCCAGTTCGCCCCTCTGCGGCTGCCCCTGCGGCGGCGCGTCCAAACAGCCGCGGTGTTGCAGTGGGTCTTCTCCTTCCTGGCGCTGGGTGAGGAGGGAGCGAGGAATGCCAGATGAGCCGCTCCTTGGGTGTCtttccgggggggggagggccGCGGGGGGGACTTTCCTCTGCTGCTTCGGTCGTGCCGGGAGGAGACCTTAAAAGGGCTCTCGGGAGGGGGTGGAGGATCCTCGCCTTGCCTGTGGTGTATAATTCGGTCCTAAAGTTCCTGGGTCTCCTTTCCGAAAAAGgtcaggggggagagagagagtttggccTCTCTCAAGGACCCCACGCCACCCCACGCCCGTGCGGCTGCTTTCTAGGATGCAGGCGCGCTGCCTCGGGCCCTCGCTAGGCAAGGGGGCGACTCTGCTATCTTGGCGATGGTGTCGGGGAGCAGACGCCGCCCTCTGGCGCTGAAGCCTGGCGACTGGCAGCGCGCGCGCGCGTTGGAGCTTGCGGGTAGTGAGCTTTCTCTGGGCAGCTGTGAGGCGCGGAAGCTGCTGGGGGGCGTCTGCTTGCGGAGGCGCCCTTTTCTCAGGGAAGCAACAGGCGAACCGTGCCTGTTCCAGAGCCAGTTTTCCGGGGCCAAGGTAAGAGGaagtgcctctgaacatgtgcaaagAGAGGAGCCTTTAGTTTGCCACTGAgcacctaacaactctctgctTGGTTTGGATGAAGCTGGTAGGAAGCTGCCTGGGTGGGGGGGGCTGCTACCTTTCCCAGAGATGCCTCCAGCTGCTTACAGTGTGGGATCTTTTGGCATGATGGGGGGGTTGCTGATTTTTCGGGGGAAGCACTGAGGACTAGCCCCCTGAGTGAACCTAACTAATCCAGGCTTGTCTCTCTCCCCAGCCCAATGCTGCCTGGTGctgttcctcctcctgctcctgggGGACGGCTGGGTGCTGGCTGTCCTCTATGCTGCCTGGCTGTACCTGGACTGGGACACACCAGCCCAGGGGGGGCGTCGCTCTAGCTGGGTGCGCAGCTGGACCATCTGGGGACACTTCCGTGACTACTTCCCCATCAAGGTGAGACAGATAATTGGGGCCTGATTCTTAGGCTGCACCCTGGGCAGACGTGGAAGCCTCTCGGTGCCCTTTCTTTCTTGGCAGGGAAGGGGGCCACCCCACAGCCAGCCCCCCTACATCCTTACCTGACCCTCCCCATCACAGTTGTAGTCTGTAGGGCTTAACTTGAGCCCAAACTCCGCCCCTGCTTTGAACAGCAGAAACCCAGCAATGGATGATGAACTTTCATAGCTGGACACTTCATAGTGAAGCACTCACTGCACTCCTTGCGGCAACACGTAAGGGGATGGTCAGTATTAGTCCTCCATTGTAGGCTGGAGGCGAGGAGTTGCAAGGGACTATGGCGTGTGTGCAGAGCATCTTTCCCTCCACTGTGGAGAAAGCACAGCTTTCAACTTGGGCTTAAACACGGGGCTTCCAGACAGGGCTGAGCCGGGTCTTCTCTTCCAGGAGCTTCTGAGCACTCAGCAACAGAACGGAAGTTCCACGCTTCAGTGCCCCATAGGCCGGCCCTACGGAGGAAAGCCTTGGGGACCGCAGCCAGCCAAGACTGGCTCAGTGGGCCAAAGGTCTGGCTGGGTGTCAGTTAAGGGTGGGGTGCTATGGCCCTCCAGGGggtgttggactctaactccatcagccccagcagcagcgTGGCCAACAGGGAGCCGGGAATCTACCTTATCCCACATCACGCCAttgctccacctagctcagtgttgcctacactgactttcaaaaagcttttgacaaaatacctcaccaaagacttctgaggaagcttaacagtcatggaataagaggagaggtcctcttgtggataaggaattggttaagaagcagaaagcagagagtaggaataaatggagggctgtagaaagtggagtccctcaaggatcagtattgggacctgtacttttcaacttgttcattaatgacctagaattaggagtgagcagtgaagtggccaagtttgctgacgataccaaattgttcagggttgttaaaacaagaagggattgcaaagagctccaaaaagacctctccaaactgagtgaatgggcggaaaaatggcaaatgcaattcaatataaacaagtgtaaaattatgcatattggagcaaagaatcttaatttcacatatacgctcatggggtctgaactggcggtgaccgaccaggagagagacctcggggttgtagtggacagcacgatgaaaatgtcgacccagtgtgcggcagttgtgaaaaaggcaaattccatgctagcaataattaggaaaggtattgaaaataaaacagtcgatatcataatgccgttgtataaatctatggtgcggccgcatttggaatactgtgtacagttctggtcgcctcatctcaaaaaggatatgatagagttggaaaaggttcagaagagggcaaccagaatgatcaagggaatggagcgactcccttacgaggaaaggttgcagcatttggggctttttagtttagagaaaaggcgggtcagaggagacatgatagaagtgtataaaattatgcatggcattgagaaagtggatagagaaaagttcttctccctctctcataatactagaactcgtggacattcaaagaagctgaatgttggaagattcaggacagacaaaaggcagTATTTCTTTACtcggcacatagttaaactatggagtttgctcccacaagacgcagtaatggccaccagcttggatggctttaaaagaagattagacaaattcatggaggacagggctatcaatggctactagccatgaaggctgtgctctgccagcctagtcagaggcagcatgcttctgaaaaccagttgccggaagcctcaggaggggagagtgttcttgcactcgggtcctgcttgcgggcttcccccaggcacctggttggccactgtgagaacaggatgctggactagatgggccactggcctgatccagcaggctcttcttatgttcttatgactggcagtggctctccagggttttccccagccctgccaccAGATGCCACCAGCGATTGCTCCCCCTGCCTTtgccctgtcactgagctacggcccttccccagtgatcaggggtgatgggagagcGGGAGGCTGCAGGCTCCACCCCGCTGTCAGTCATTCACTGCAGGGGCCCCGAGGCGGCAGCAGTTGGCCCATGCAGCCCAGGCCCCCTCCTTCTGGTCTTTCCCTTGACCCAGGTGGGTGCTCCTCTGCCTtaattcctccctcctcctcggcCCCTCCCTGCAAGGCTTGCATTTTGGCTCTTTCCTCAACACCTGTCCTCTTTCCCGTGGCAGCTGGTGAAGACGGCTGAGCTGGACCCTGCCCGCAACTACCTGTTTGGCTTCCACCCCCATGGGGTGTTGGTGGCCGGGGCTTTTGGGAACTTCTGCACGGAGGCAACCGGCTTCTCGGAGCTCTTCCCGGGTCTCTGCCCACACCTCCTGATGCTCCCCTTCTGGTTCAAGGTCCCCTTCTTCCGAGACTACATCATGAGCGGGGGTGAGCcttggggagtggggaggggactCTGCAAGGCTGGGTGAGGCGGGACTCTGCAAGGCTGGGTGAGGCGGGACTCTGGGACCGCCACCTCTGTGGGGTGGAGGAATGGGACAGAGGCCTGGGCTGCTCTCGGAGTTGACCTCTGCTCTTTCACCCTCAGGGCTGGTTTCCTCGGACAAAGCCAGTGCCTCCTACATTCTCAGCCGTCCTGAGGGTGGCCAGGTGGCTGTCATCGCTGTTGGGGGCTCCCCAGAGTCGCTCGAGGCCCGTCCTGGTGCCCTAACCCTCCAGCTTCTCAGCCGCAAAGGTTTCATCAAGATGGCCCTGCAGCACGGGTGAgcttaattggggggggggcaacggGGGGGGGCTGCTCTGGTCCATGTGGGCCTTCTCCATGGGCTGGCCTTTGCAAACCTGACCCCTTCAGTGTTGCTTCTCTGTGGCAGAAGGTGACTTGTGTGCCAGCCTTCAGGAGCAAAATGCAATGTTTCCTTGAGGCTGTTGAGAAAGGAAATTACTGCTTTTAATGTGGGGCTGGTTATAGCCAAAGATTCTCTGGGGAAGGTCCCTCATTCTCTACGCTT belongs to Rhineura floridana isolate rRhiFlo1 chromosome 11, rRhiFlo1.hap2, whole genome shotgun sequence and includes:
- the LOC133366564 gene encoding 2-acylglycerol O-acyltransferase 2-like; the protein is MWVQFAPLRLPLRRRVQTAAVLQWVFSFLALAQCCLVLFLLLLLGDGWVLAVLYAAWLYLDWDTPAQGGRRSSWVRSWTIWGHFRDYFPIKLVKTAELDPARNYLFGFHPHGVLVAGAFGNFCTEATGFSELFPGLCPHLLMLPFWFKVPFFRDYIMSGGLVSSDKASASYILSRPEGGQVAVIAVGGSPESLEARPGALTLQLLSRKGFIKMALQHGAALVPVFSFGENELFNQVSNPQGSFIRTVQEHFQKAMGLALPLFHARGVFQYSFGLLPFRRPIQTVVGPPILVPKTPHPSREAIDDLHRDYLEKLNQLFEENKAKYGLPEDSHLHLI